Proteins encoded together in one Lathyrus oleraceus cultivar Zhongwan6 chromosome 5, CAAS_Psat_ZW6_1.0, whole genome shotgun sequence window:
- the LOC127083847 gene encoding tropinone reductase homolog At5g06060, with product MAKPEITSRGSRWSLAGFTALVTGGTRGIGHAVVEELAEFGATVYTCSRNEEELNKCLNEWKSKGFSVNGSVCDASSSSQRDELIRQVASSFNGKLNILVNNVGTNVRKPTIEYTTEDYSKVMATNLDSVYHLCQVAYPLLKESGNGSIVFISSVASLTSVGSGTIYAASKAAINQLTKSLACEWAKDNIRSNCVAPWYTKTPLVEHLIANEEFVNEVLSRTPIKRIAETHEVSSLVTFLCLPAASYITGQIVSVDGGFTVNGFQPSMRIT from the exons ATGGCGAAGCCAGAGATCACTAGCAGAGGCTCAAGGTGGTCCCTCGCCGGATTCACAGCTCTAGTCACCGGTGGAACGCGTGGAATCGG GCATGCTGTAGTGGAGGAACTAGCCGAGTTTGGTGCCACAGTGTATACTTGTTCTAGGAATGAAGAAGAGCTTAATAAATGCTTAAATGAATGGAAAAGTAAGGGTTTTTCGGTTAATGGATCGGTATGTGACGCGTCTTCTTCTTCTCAAAGAGACGAGCTTATTCGACAAGTGGCTTCTTCCTTCAACGGCAAGCTCAACATACTT GTAAACAATGTTGGAACGAATGTGAGGAAGCCGACAATTGAGTATACAACCGAAGATTATTCGAAAGTGATGGCTACTAACTTGGATTCTGTGTACCATCTATGCCAAGTGGCGTATCCTCTTCTCAAAGAATCTGGAAATGGAAGCATTGTGTTTATTTCCTCGGTTGCATCTCTCACGAGTGTAGGTTCTGGAACCATCTATGCAGCGAGTAAAG CTGCAATCAATCAGCTGACAAAAAGTCTTGCTTGTGAATGGGCAAAAGATAATATAAGGAGCAACTGTGTTGCGCCGTGGTATACAAAAACACCACTTGTGGAACAT TTAATTGCTAACGAAGAGTTTGTGAATGAAGTGCTATCTCGAACACCGATAAAGCGGATAGCAGAAACACATGAAGTGTCTTCCTTGGTGACTTTCCTTTGTCTGCCTGCTGCTTCCTACATCACTGGACAGATTGTTTCTGTTGATGGAGGATTTACTGTGAATGGATTTCAACCCAGCATGAGGATTACCTAA